The Abyssisolibacter fermentans nucleotide sequence AGACATGAATACGCGTTAACAGGAAATATGTTATAATAAAACAAAATAATTCTTACATTATCACTAAGGGGTTTTTCTATCCCTATATTTCCTACAGTAAATTAACGCTATCATCATTTTAGAAGTTCATTGACACATATTTTGAATAGGAGTATAATTCTATTAGTAAAAATATATGATAAATTTAAATAATGATTTCAAATTTTTTGAGGCAATCCTTGAATAATTTGTTAAATACAAAGTATGACCTTGCAGAAAAGATTAGTCTGATTTGTGAAGGAATTAGTGTATATGAGAACTGATAAGCTATGATTAAGTATTGCTTATGAGTATTTTATAGTTAACTTTCCTTTACAAAAGGAGAGTTTTTTAATGCGGAAAATTTGAATGAATTATTTATAATTTTAAATTAGGCATTAAAATAATTGATAGGGGGTTTAAAAAAATGAAAAATACGAACAACATAAAAAAACTTGTACAAGCATCAATATTTTTAGCTTTTGCAATTATACTTCAACTTATAGGAAGAACATTCGTTCAGATCAATCCATTGCTTATAGGTCCATTAATTTGCACTGTTATTTTACTTACTACATATAGTTGTGGTTTATTATTTGGCATACTTATAAGTATACTCATACCAGTAACTGCAATACCATTAGGCGCTTTAGCATCACCGTTAATTCCATTTGCTCCATTTATAGTTATTGGAAATATACTATTTGCAGTTGGGTTTGCAATTACTATGAAAAAGGGAACCATTGGGTTATGTACAGGAATTATACTTGCTACTTTAGTAAAAGTTTTATTCCTAAGTTTTTCAGCTACAAAATTAATATATATGCTCAAATTGGATATTTCAGTACAAAGTGCTAAAATGATAGGTATGGCTTTTACAGCACCTCAAATTTTAATTTCATTAATTGGTGGTGCTGTAGCTGTTATTGCAATAGAGATATTGCAAAAAAGAAAAATTATTAAGCAATAAATATTTTAGTTTAAGATTACTAATATATATTGGTATGAGATTTATTACAGAATATTATGCATAGTATAGTATGAGTAATTAATTAACTTTTTAAGAATTAATCATAAATTATATTAAGATAAAAAATGGAGAAGAGGTAAGATTTGATGAAAATACAAACAAAAGCAGAAGTACTTGAAATATTAAGGATGCCATATGAAGAATTTAACCTTAATATAAAGATTAAGGCAAAAGAGACTCATATAAATCATAACAATAATACTATTGTTGTTACAGCTTTGCTTGGTTATGATAATATATGTAAGAATCAATGCACATATTGTGGGATGAGAGCTGGTAATTCTGGACTGAAAAGATATAGAATGGGAATTGAAGATATAAAGAAAGCTGAAGAATCTGTAAAAAAACTAGGATTACGAAGGATATTTCTTATTTCAGGGGAAGATCCAAAATATGATTTTAAAGATATAATTACAATGGTCGAGTATGGCAAAAAATTAGGATTATTTGTAAGTTTAGCAGCAGGTGAATTTAGTCTTGAAAAATATAAAGCTTTAGAAACTGCAGGATTAGATGAATATGTACTAAAATTTGAAACTTCAGATCAAGATACTTTCGCAAAAATAAAGCCATCTACAACTTTTGAAAACAGAATGAGATGTATAGAATATATAAAAAATAGTACAATGAGTTTAGCCTCTGGTAATATTATCGGGTTGCCACATCATACCCTAGAACATGTAGCTGATGATATAATGCTAATGAAAAAACTTGATATTAGCTGGGCACCAATTATTCCTTATATGCCAGTTCCTAATACACCACTTGCAAAGGAAGGTGGCAGAGGGAGTTTAGAAACTACAATAAAAGAAATAGCTATATTAAGAATGATGATGCCTAATGTAAATATTACAGCGCAACAGCCAGGGGAGGATGTAAAGAATGGCTTGGCAGATGTTCAAGGAAACTTGAATGCTTTAAGTTCAGGTGCAAATATGCTTTTTGTAGATATGTTACCACAAAACTTAGTAAAAGACTTTAATGTAATAGATAATAGAATGATTGAAGGTATAGATAATGTGGATAGATTAGTTAAAATGTCGGGTATGAATCGTAGTTGAAAGTCCTGGAATATTACCTAGACTTGTGAAATTAGATAACATGAGGAATATTCATTTTTCAAGAAATCCAAAGATTGCAGGATTTTTAAAAGACTACATCTATGTAAAAGAATTTGGCGAAGGTGTGGATCGAATGTTTATTGAAATGGAATCAATTGGACTGCCAGCACCTAAAAACGAAAAAGTGGCTTTTATGACAAAAGTGACTGTAAAAAACAATGCTGAACGTTATGAGCACATAAATGAGCATATAAATGAACACATAAACGTAAAACAAGGGGACGGTTCATTTATTTGCATAAAAATAACATCAAAAGGGACGGTTCGTTTTGATTCCAAAGGAGGAGTATATTAAGAAACGATAACAAGTATTATTTACTAATAACGACCTTTTGCCTTGATGAATTATATCAAACCTTAATTGGCGTAACAGATAGAGTTAAAAAGTGGGTGATATGTAAATATGGATAGTATGTAGTAGCAATTGAAAAAAATGAAATGATAGTCTTATTTTAACAAATTTCTTACAACCTATAGTATATAATAATAATGAAATTTATTAAATTATAGGAGGAAGAAAAAAAAGAAAAAATTATTAAGCTTGATGTTAATTGCTGCTATCATATTAACATCGAATATGTATGCAAGTGGCAACACTGGGAATGTCGGAGAAACAATTACGCTAATCAAATATGATCACTTAACAAAAGAAGAAAGTACGATAGAGATATCAAATATTAATGCGTTTACAGTTGAAGAACGCAATAGTCTAGGGTGGAAACCCGATGACTTTTCAATATCTTCAATAGTTGGAGACGATAATCGAACTCAAATTACTAACACTACAGCGCATCCATATTATGCTATTGCCTATGTAAGTGTAAAATTTACAGATGGATCTTCATATGGTAGTACTGGATATATGGTTTCTCCGAATGTTCTATATGCTCTGGTCATGCCATAAAAAAACCAAGTAAAACGGTAGATACGATTACAGCATATCCAGGAAGAAATGGTTCAAGCAAACCTATTTCTGCTACTGCAACAACGCATTATGTTGATAGTAAATATAGTGGGACAGGAAACGAATACGATTATGGAATTGTTGAATTAAATTCAAATATTGGTAATACTTCTGGTTGGTTAGGGTTGCATGTTCCATCATCTGACAGTGGAATCAATAATAAAAGCATAACAGTTACAGGTTATCCTGGAGATAAACCTTCAGGAACAATGTGGAGCGATAGTGGTACAACTTATGACGTTTCCACGCGTACATTTAAGCATAATGCAGATACAATGGGAGGACAAAGTGGCTCACCTATATGTTTTTATAGTGGTTCAACGTATGGATATCAATCAATAGGAATTCATATTGCAGGAGCAAATGACGATACTTATAATGTAGGAAGAAGAATTACAAAGACACTTTTTGATTGGTTAGTAAATCAGGGATATGTTACGCAATAATAATTTATTATTAAAATGAGGGAGATAATGCATGAAAAAAATAATATATGCAGTTGGAGTAGTTTCTATACTTCTAGTAGTGACTATCTTCACTACTAAGAATTCGCAGGTGGAGCATACATTACATGGCGTGATACAAGAGATCTATGATGCAGACATTGTAATAAAAGTTGACGATAGCCCAATAGATTATAGTATTATAATAAGTGAAAATACGGTTATTCGTATTAACGATAACATCGTAACTATTGAACAGTTACATGTTGGAAGCACTATTAAAGTAGTATATGATGGGGATATAGGTGAAACAAATCCAATGGTTATTTTTAAGTGCTATTCAATAGATGTAGTAGATTAACTTTATTTCCTAAATTCAAATCAAATTTACAAAATATATATATGGGCTGTTACACTTCATAATTAGTGTATAGCCCTTATATATATATAAAGTGTAGTCAATTAATTGAGTTTGTCCAAAAGACAGTACTTCAAAAATCTATTAAAGTGTAAGAGCATTGCCGCTTTATAATTATCACAGTGAGAGTTATACTAGATTAGTCGTTTTTATTCAACCATTTAATAAGTACTTCTATATATTTTTCATTTTCTTCTACGAATGGCATATGGCGGCTGAATTCAAATAATTCCCATTCTGAATTTGGAATCTTATCATACATAATTTTTGCAATAAGTGGTGAACAAAGATCAAGTAAACCGCTGGTGATTAGACAAGGCTCTTGAATATCTTCAATCTCTTTCAAAAAATCAAAATTTTTTAATGTACCAGATGGGCTGAACTCATTCTGTCCCCATGCAGTTAGATAAGACTCTGTTCCAGCAACCTTTGGACGTTTTAAGCATTCTGGTGAATCTAGTCCTACTGGGTCTGCACAGTGACGAAGCATGAATTCTGCTTCTGCTTCCTGATATTCTTTTGACGAAAAATCTCCAGATTTTTCTGCTTTCGCAATGGCATCCTGCATTTCCTTTGGAAGGTATGTAACTCTTCGACGCTGTTCTTTTTCCCATAATGCAGCAGATGGTAAAGTACTAGATAAGATATAGCTCTTGATTCCTTGTGGTTTGTATTCGCAAGCGTATTGAATTGCCTGCATTCCTCCCCAGGATTGTCCCAATAAGTGAATTTTGTCTAAGTCTAAATGGTTACGTAATTGGATTAATTCTTCAATCCATGTTTTGGCACACCACAAGTCAGGATGGGAAGGTGTTTTAGACAATCCGCATCCTAATTGGTCATACATAATAACCGCACGTCCATCTTCCGCAATTTTATCAAGTACTTCGAAATAATTATGTGTAGAACCAGGTCCCCCGTGTAATAAAACCAATGGCTTTTTATTTCCTGTACATTCACCTACTATACGATAGTAAGTTTTATATTCTAGATATGGCATATAGCCTTTAGTAATCTTCATAACAAACCTCCTTATCTCTATTGTGTTCAGGAACAATAAATACATCTTTTGTATATGTATTTAATACTTCGTAGCCGTATTCAGTTGTGATAAAAAGCTCTTTAATACGAATACCTATTCCTTCTTCTGGAATATAAATTCATGGTTCTGTGTGTGAACGTTTAATTTTTTTATATCCATAGTTATCCCCCTTATTTTAGTTATTAAATACTAATATGATAATATTCTTGTCTGTTGAAAATGTCAATGTAGATATTTTTACTTTCTAGATTTTTTCTAGGTGATTGCATGAAGCAAGGAGACGGAGTTATCGCTTCTATTGAAACAATCTGTTAGAATAATCATGAGGTGATAGATATGCCAAGTACAGTAAACAAAGGGACGGTTCATTTGTTTGCATAAAAATAACATAATAACTATAATAAGGATTAAAATATTTAGTATAAAAAAGTATAGGTTTTTATGATAAACCATATAAAAGAGCTATACTTTTTATTACTAAAATGTAAATCAAAAAGGATAGTTCATTTTGAGTAGTAATGGTTTTTTTGTATTTATAATAAGAAAATTATTCCTCATATTACATGCAATAGATATATATAGGAATCTAACTAAAATGACATTATTATTTTGTACTTGATCGCTAGGAACAGTTCTATTGATTGATATAAGAGTAAAAAACACAATAATCGTTATAAATTTGATTGTTGTGTTTTTTATGTGCGTAAAACTTCGATTGCTTGCTCCTTTGTAAATTGTTTTTGATAAAAGACGAGTAAAAATACTCAAAAGCAATTATTTTTTGAAAGCTAGTTGAAATAATTATAATTGAAATACAATGGTAAATGGCTTGACAAGGGAGATATAAATATGGTAAAATATAGTAAATATTGAAAATAAAAGCAAATAGTTTGCTTTTAAAATAAAGAATCAGCTTACTAAAATTATTTAAAATTAGGGAGGTGTTCTCATTGTATAAGTAGTACGTTAGTAAGCTTGAGAAGATAATAGTTTTAAAAAAAACAAATAGGAGGTAATTAGATGAATAATGTATTTAAAAACAAAAAAATGCTCGTGACTTTATTATGTATGTTTATGTTAGTATCAATTGGTAGCTATGGATTTGCAAATGAAGTAGAATTTATAACTAACAAACCAATAGCAAATTTGGAAGTCAAGGAAATAAATAAGATTTATGATGCTGATGGAGACAAGCTAGTTGAAAGCTTAGAAGAAAAAATGAAAGAAACTAAGAGTGATGAAAAACTTTTTGTCACTGTAGTATTTAAGGAAAAATTTGATGGTGTCAAAGACCAAGTTAAAAAAGTGTTAGGTGATTATAATACTAAGTACGAATTTAAAAACATACCCGCAGCAACTATGAAGTTGAATAAGAATCAAATTAATAAATTATCTAAACTTGATATTGTACAGCAAATAGAATATGACGAAGAAGTTAAAGCATTTATGAATACAGCTAGATATTGGTATGGAACAGAAAAGGCTTGTAATGACTTTGGTGTAGATGGGAATAGAGATGGAAATATAAATAGCTATTCAGCAAATGATGTAGTTATCGCTGTAATAGATACGGGGATTGATGAAGGACATGTTGATTTAGATAATGGAAAAGTTATTGGATGGAAAGACTACGTTAATAACCAAAATTCTCCTTATGATGACAATGGACATGGTACCCATGTTTCTGGAATAATAGCAGGAGAAGGAGATGGAAATGCAATATATCAGGGTGTTGCTAAAGGTGCTGCATTAGTAGGACTTAAGGTACTTGACTCTAATGGTTCAGGTTCTATGAGTGATGTAACTGCTGCAATAGACTGGTGTGTTACAAATAAGAACACTTATGGCATCGATGTTATTAATTTGAGTTTAGGAACTTCAGGTAGTTCAGATGGAACAGATGCTGCATCATTAGCAGTAAACAATGCTTATGCAAATGGTATTATAGTTGCTGTAGCTGCTGGAAACAGTGGGTCTGCAAAATATACGATAGGTTCACCGGGAGCAGCTGCCGATGCTTTAACAGTTGGAAGTATGGTAGATGTTGGAGAAGGCGGATTTCAACTTGCTTATTATTCAAGTAGAGGATATACTGCTGATGATAGAATAAAACCTGATATTTGTTCACCAGGTACAAATATTACTGCACCACAAGCAAATACAACAAGTAGTTATGTAAGTAAAAGTGGAACAAGTATGGCTACTCCATTTACTGCTGGTGTAATAGCATTGATGTTAGATGCTAATTCTAATTTAACACCTTCTCAAATAAGAAATATATTGACAACTACAGCTCAGGACTGGGGTCCAAACGGTCAAGATATTGATTATGGTTATGGTAAAATAGATGGATATAACGCTGTTAAACAAGCAGGTAATTACAGCGGAAGTAATTTGACTTTGCCTAACCATATATATAATTCAGAAACTTTAGCAAATACAGGTTCAGCAGATATGTGGGAATTTACTGTTAATGATACTAGCTATCCAATTTCTGTAACTTTTATAATGCCTGATTGGGACTCAAGTACTGATTTTGACATATATTTATATGATTCAAACGGAAATCAACTAAAACGTTCTATAGGTACTTCAAGGCAAGAACAGCTAAGTTTTACACCTACAAGTACAGGTATATATAAACTCAAAGCGTATTCGTACAGAGGAAGTGGTAATTATTTCTTTGATTTAAGTGTTGGAGGAACAAATTTAACTTTAACACAGGATCAGTAAAACTAATTAGATAATAATATGTTTGCAAATAATAGTTCCCTCTTGGTTTTAGACTAAGGGGGAACTATAATAATCATCAAGTAGGGATGATTCGAAACTGCTGAAAAACACTTTTTATAATATATAAATTTGAAAATCAAAAAGGACTTTTCATATGAATGTTAAATTATATATATGAATGTGTTTTTGTATGGTTAAAATTGAGTACAAACAACAGAACATATATTCAATAATCTATAATAAAATACCAGAAAATCATTTATTTAAACAAATTGGAAAAGTAGATGACTATAGTTTTATCAATGATATGTTTAAGGATAACTATTGTGTATACTATGGAAGACCAGCTAAAGAACCTGAAATGATGATAAAATTATTAAATATTACAGTACCTATATAATTTATCAGATAGACAAGTAATAGAAGAAGCTAACGTAAATATAGCGATATATCAATAGATGACATAATGAAAGAAGGAATTAAGCAGCTAAAGCACTCTTGAATTTAGAGCTTTGGCTGCTTAGACTTACTTAGAATTATTTTATTCATTTATTTTATTTAGATAATCATCATAATTTCCATCAAAACTTTTTACTTCATTTTTATCAAGTAATATAACGCTATTAGCTAATTTATTAATAAAATATCTATCATGTGAAACAAAAAGGATAGTTCCTTCAAATTTAAGTAAAGCTTTTTCTAATATTTCTTTGCTATTTAAATCTAAATGATTAGTTGGTTCATCTAAAATTAAAAAGTTTGATTTTTTAAGCATCAATTTAGTCAATGCAACACGTGCTTTTTCACCACCACTCAAATCTTTTATAGTTTTAAAAACGTCATCTTTAGTAAATAAGAAATTACCAAGCTTAGTTCTAATTTCTGTATCAGTTAACTTAGGAAAATCACTTCTAATTTCAGCATAAATTGAATTTCTCTTATTCAATTTTTCATGTTCTTGAGCAAAATAACCTATTTGAACTTCTTTACCCCAAGTGAATGAACCTTTTTCTAAAATGTTATCACCTATTAAAGTCTTTAATAAAGTTGATTTGCCTGTACCGTTTTCACCAATAAATGCGATTTTATCTCCTCTTAAAATATTTAAATTAAGGTTTTGTATTAAATCAATTCTATTATTAGGCTTTCCTACAGAAATTACTGCATCTTTAATGTTAAGCACATATTTATGAGATTTCTTATTAATATTGAAATTGATATTGACTTTTTTTAAATCTTTATCAGGTTTTTCAATTCTTTCTATTCTATTTAAAGCATGTCTTTTGTTTTTAGCAGCTTTGGAAGATGTTGCTCTTACAATATTCTTATCTATAAATGTTTGTAATTTATTAATTTGAGCTTGTTGTTCTATATATTTTTTTTCATGAAGAAGTTTTGTTTTAGCTTTTTTAGTAACAAAATCTGTATAGTTCCCAGTATATTTTTTTATATGTCCTCTTTCTACTTCATATATACTGTTAACTAGAAAATCTAATAAGTATCTATCATGTGATACAACTAATACGGCCCCTTTATAGTTTTTAATATGGTTTTCAAGCCAAGACATTGTTTTAAAATCAAGGTGATTAGTAGGTTCATCAAGTAACAAAATATCTGGTTTTTCTAGTAGCAATTTAGCTAAAGCCAGCTTAGTCTTTTGTCCACCACTTAAATTTTTAATTCTCATATTAAAATCAAAATCTTTAAATCCCATTCCATTTAACACATAATTAATTTTAGAATTAATTTGATATCCTTCGTGGGTATTAAAATATTCAAGCTTAGAACTATATGATTTCATTATGCGTTCAAGTTTATCAGCATTACTGTATATTTCTTCTTTTGACATTTCAAGTTCTAATTTTTTAAGTTGTTCTTTTATATTTAATAAAGGTCTAAAAACTTCAAGCATTTCTTCATTAATACTATTGTTAATATTAAGTCCACCATCTTGTTTTAAATATCCGATAGTAGTATTTTTCTTAAGAAATATTTGACCTGTTTCTGGTAGAAGTTCACCTGATATTATTCTTAATATTGTAGATTTACCAGCACCATTAACGCCAATTAATCCTATTTTTTCTGCTTTCTCTATTTTCATATTTATTTTATTAAGCAAAGTTTCTCCTCCAAAACTTATACCTATATCGTTCAACTGTAAAATCATTTATATCATCTCCTAATTAAGAGTAAAGAGTCTAATTCTTATTTTTAGACTTTCATACATAAAAAAAGAAAGAGAACATAAAATTCCCTTTCCTTAATACTTAAATTATAATTATATTATTATAAAATAGAAAAAGAGTATTTAATGTACTTAATGAAAATTCTTAAATTGATTTAACTTAAATTGCAAATCAATCAAATAATAAGAATTTTACACTTATACACTAAAATACTCTTAATGTATTTATATTAGATAATATGTTTAATAAAACTTTTATTGTGTTTAAATCATATTTTTAGACAACAAAAAAAGAGCAAGTGTACTATTTATGAAAATTCTTATCAAATTGATTTAGCTAAAAAAGGGCATAGTCCCGCCTTAGTTAAATTAAATCAATTGTAAGAACATCATATCTGTACATTAAAACTCTCAACTCCTTAAATTAATAATATAATAATAACCTAATATTAACATATTTAAAACTTATATGTCAAGATGAAAATTTATATACATGCACCTATTGGCTTGAGGAGAAGTATACAAAAAATTCTAAAAGGATTAGAAAATCAAAGCTTATTTATTGCTGTTGCTGTTCCTATATGCCTTATTTTAGTATTAATATTTGCACTACAATTAAGATAGTTGAATGTAGAGCGGTGAGTGTATTATATTCTTAATAGCATTTATGTATGGTAGTATCAGCATATACTATTTACAAAATTAAACATGGAATAACTTAACAAATTTAATGCGACATTTAATATTGCAATTTATAAAAAAGAGAAATTTAGCAAAAAATATTGACAAATGTCAAATAATATTATAATATATAAAACATAATTTAATAAGACCTCGCTTTTGAAGTGAGGTAGAGGCGCGACGTTTAACAGACCTTAGTGGAGTTTGAGGAGCTTTGATACTAAGGGATAGGAAATATCGCCGAAGCTTATAATACCCTCAAGTATTATTTGCTGGGTCTACGGTTAATAGCTGTAGGACTGTCTCAATAAATATCTCGGTTTATTGAGTTGTACTATCTCATTTGAGAAAGAAGAGGCTATATGGGGAACTATGTATATAGGGACATGAGCTTACTTCATGTCTTTTTTGTTTGCCTAAATCTCTATAACAACTTGACAACACAGTGCAACACATACGAAACGTAGGTATTTAACTAAATAATAAAAAGGAGAGATTTAGAATGAAAAAAGGAATAGTATTAATGATTATAATGGCACTATTAGTTATGCCATTAGCAGGATGTGGATCTAGCAATACAGATACAGAGAGCCAAAAAAGTGAAGTGTTTAGAGTAGGTCTTGAAGCAGGATATGCTCCTTTTAACTGGACACAAACAGGCGATTCAAATGGTGCTGTTAAAATTGATGGTGCTGCAGAATACGCAGGTGGATATGATGTAGAGATGGCAAAGAAAATCGCTAAAGGTTTAGGAAAAGAATTAGTGATTGTTAAGGTTGAATGGGATGGACTTGTACCAGCATTATTATCTGGCAAGATTGATGCTATTGTTGCTGGAATGTCACCAACAGAAAAACGTAAAGAAACAATAGATTTTACAGATAACTATTATAAATCAGATTTAGTTATGATTGTTAAGAATGGTGGAAAGTATGAAGGAGCTACTTCTATTCAAGATTTTGAAGGAGCAAAGATAACTGCTCAATTAAACACATTCCATTATTCTGTAATTGATCAAATAGAAGGTGTAGTTAAAGAGCAAGCTATGGATAATTTCCCAGCTATGAGAGTTGCTCTTGAATCTGGAATGATTGATGGATATATTTCAGAGCGTCCAGAAGGAGTAAGTGCAGAAACAGCAAATGAGAATTTCAAAATGATTGAATTTAGTGATGGATTTGTTACATCTGAGGATGATACTGCAATAGCTGTAGGAGTTAAAAAAGGCAGTGAATTAACTAAAAAAATAAATGAGATATTAAAAGGTATTTCTGTAGAAGAACAAAAAAGTATAATGGACGATGCAGTTAAGAATCAACCAGCAGTTAATTAATTTTAAACCGGGTGCATTTTTGATGCAACCGGTTTTATCGTAATAAAGGAGGTAAGCTATGAGTTTAGATTGGATATCAAGAATTATAACAGAAAACTGGCCAATGTTTATTCGTGGAGCTGGCGTAACACTCTTGATTTCTATTATCGGTACTGTTTTAGGCTCTATAATTGGTTTATTAGTAGGTGTGGTTCGTACTACACCAATGCCTGAAAAAGGTTTAAAGAGAATAATTCTTAAATTTGCTAATATTATTTTTTCAATTTATATAGAGTTCTTTAGAGGAACACCTATGATAGTTCAAGCTATGGTAATTTACTATGGATCTGCTTTAGCATTCGATATTCATATGAATAAACTAGCAGCGGCAATTTTTATTGTATCTGTTAATACAGGAGCATATATGTCAGAAATTGTTCGTGGAGGTATTGTTTCCATTGATAAGGGGCAATTTGAAGCAGCTCACGCGATAGGAATGAATCATATACAAACTATGATGAACGTTGTACTGCCACAAGTAATAAGAAATATACTGCCAGCAACAGGAAATGAATTTGTTATAAATATAAAAGATACTTCAGTGCTTAACGTAATTTCAGTAACAGAATTATATTTCCAAACGAAATCAATTGCAGGAAACAATTTTAGATATTTTGAATCATTCTTTGTTGCTTGTATTTTATATTTTATAATGACTTTTACTATAACAAGAATTTTACGTTATATCGAAAAGAAAATAGATGGAGAAGATCATTATATTATGTGCGGTAATCAAATGCAAGTAGAAACGCCTGAAGATATGTTGCACAAGACGGAGAATAAAGGTAATTAATTTTAAACAAAGGAGGTTAAGTATGGAAAAGATAATAGATATACGACATTTAAGCAAGTCTTTTGGCTCACATGAAGTATTAAGAGATATTGATTTTTCAGTGAATAAAGGAGAAGTAATTTCTATTATAGGTTCGTCTGGGTCGGGTAAATCAACTCTTCTTCGCTGTATAAATCTTTTGGAAAAGCCAAGTGGTGGTGAGATTATCTATAAAGGAAAAAATATCTTAGATAGTATGCATGATATTTATGCATATCGAACA carries:
- a CDS encoding ECF transporter S component; the encoded protein is MKNTNNIKKLVQASIFLAFAIILQLIGRTFVQINPLLIGPLICTVILLTTYSCGLLFGILISILIPVTAIPLGALASPLIPFAPFIVIGNILFAVGFAITMKKGTIGLCTGIILATLVKVLFLSFSATKLIYMLKLDISVQSAKMIGMAFTAPQILISLIGGAVAVIAIEILQKRKIIKQ
- a CDS encoding biotin synthase BioB, whose amino-acid sequence is MKIQTKAEVLEILRMPYEEFNLNIKIKAKETHINHNNNTIVVTALLGYDNICKNQCTYCGMRAGNSGLKRYRMGIEDIKKAEESVKKLGLRRIFLISGEDPKYDFKDIITMVEYGKKLGLFVSLAAGEFSLEKYKALETAGLDEYVLKFETSDQDTFAKIKPSTTFENRMRCIEYIKNSTMSLASGNIIGLPHHTLEHVADDIMLMKKLDISWAPIIPYMPVPNTPLAKEGGRGSLETTIKEIAILRMMMPNVNITAQQPGEDVKNGLADVQGNLNALSSGANMLFVDMLPQNLVKDFNVIDNRMIEGIDNVDRLVKMSGMNRS
- a CDS encoding ATP-binding protein, giving the protein MKLDNMRNIHFSRNPKIAGFLKDYIYVKEFGEGVDRMFIEMESIGLPAPKNEKVAFMTKVTVKNNAERYEHINEHINEHINVKQGDGSFICIKITSKGTVRFDSKGGVY
- a CDS encoding trypsin-like serine peptidase, encoding MHVPSSDSGINNKSITVTGYPGDKPSGTMWSDSGTTYDVSTRTFKHNADTMGGQSGSPICFYSGSTYGYQSIGIHIAGANDDTYNVGRRITKTLFDWLVNQGYVTQ
- the pepI gene encoding proline iminopeptidase, encoding MKITKGYMPYLEYKTYYRIVGECTGNKKPLVLLHGGPGSTHNYFEVLDKIAEDGRAVIMYDQLGCGLSKTPSHPDLWCAKTWIEELIQLRNHLDLDKIHLLGQSWGGMQAIQYACEYKPQGIKSYILSSTLPSAALWEKEQRRRVTYLPKEMQDAIAKAEKSGDFSSKEYQEAEAEFMLRHCADPVGLDSPECLKRPKVAGTESYLTAWGQNEFSPSGTLKNFDFLKEIEDIQEPCLITSGLLDLCSPLIAKIMYDKIPNSEWELFEFSRHMPFVEENEKYIEVLIKWLNKND
- a CDS encoding S8 family serine peptidase; this encodes MNNVFKNKKMLVTLLCMFMLVSIGSYGFANEVEFITNKPIANLEVKEINKIYDADGDKLVESLEEKMKETKSDEKLFVTVVFKEKFDGVKDQVKKVLGDYNTKYEFKNIPAATMKLNKNQINKLSKLDIVQQIEYDEEVKAFMNTARYWYGTEKACNDFGVDGNRDGNINSYSANDVVIAVIDTGIDEGHVDLDNGKVIGWKDYVNNQNSPYDDNGHGTHVSGIIAGEGDGNAIYQGVAKGAALVGLKVLDSNGSGSMSDVTAAIDWCVTNKNTYGIDVINLSLGTSGSSDGTDAASLAVNNAYANGIIVAVAAGNSGSAKYTIGSPGAAADALTVGSMVDVGEGGFQLAYYSSRGYTADDRIKPDICSPGTNITAPQANTTSSYVSKSGTSMATPFTAGVIALMLDANSNLTPSQIRNILTTTAQDWGPNGQDIDYGYGKIDGYNAVKQAGNYSGSNLTLPNHIYNSETLANTGSADMWEFTVNDTSYPISVTFIMPDWDSSTDFDIYLYDSNGNQLKRSIGTSRQEQLSFTPTSTGIYKLKAYSYRGSGNYFFDLSVGGTNLTLTQDQ
- a CDS encoding transposase translates to MLQYLYNLSDRQVIEEANVNIAIYQ
- a CDS encoding ABC-F family ATP-binding cassette domain-containing protein, producing the protein MILQLNDIGISFGGETLLNKINMKIEKAEKIGLIGVNGAGKSTILRIISGELLPETGQIFLKKNTTIGYLKQDGGLNINNSINEEMLEVFRPLLNIKEQLKKLELEMSKEEIYSNADKLERIMKSYSSKLEYFNTHEGYQINSKINYVLNGMGFKDFDFNMRIKNLSGGQKTKLALAKLLLEKPDILLLDEPTNHLDFKTMSWLENHIKNYKGAVLVVSHDRYLLDFLVNSIYEVERGHIKKYTGNYTDFVTKKAKTKLLHEKKYIEQQAQINKLQTFIDKNIVRATSSKAAKNKRHALNRIERIEKPDKDLKKVNINFNINKKSHKYVLNIKDAVISVGKPNNRIDLIQNLNLNILRGDKIAFIGENGTGKSTLLKTLIGDNILEKGSFTWGKEVQIGYFAQEHEKLNKRNSIYAEIRSDFPKLTDTEIRTKLGNFLFTKDDVFKTIKDLSGGEKARVALTKLMLKKSNFLILDEPTNHLDLNSKEILEKALLKFEGTILFVSHDRYFINKLANSVILLDKNEVKSFDGNYDDYLNKINE
- a CDS encoding transporter substrate-binding domain-containing protein, encoding MPLAGCGSSNTDTESQKSEVFRVGLEAGYAPFNWTQTGDSNGAVKIDGAAEYAGGYDVEMAKKIAKGLGKELVIVKVEWDGLVPALLSGKIDAIVAGMSPTEKRKETIDFTDNYYKSDLVMIVKNGGKYEGATSIQDFEGAKITAQLNTFHYSVIDQIEGVVKEQAMDNFPAMRVALESGMIDGYISERPEGVSAETANENFKMIEFSDGFVTSEDDTAIAVGVKKGSELTKKINEILKGISVEEQKSIMDDAVKNQPAVN